The Candidatus Cloacimonas sp. genome includes a region encoding these proteins:
- a CDS encoding 4Fe-4S binding protein — MRITHSVIKIRSLIQLVFLLLAVAFFIGIIYWGLPYTIHHICPYAIVCFGVSNRFVKTVFALTIAFSFLILVLSIFYGRIFCGWICPLGTIQELLFMLNYKKKKRRKQIPLYLERHFAKFKYIVLALTVILSLLGFNYLFIHSCPIFALSILPSIAISGLIVVLVILVGGIFWERFWCRFLCPYAALLNLFQMLSKMLHLPRLMMHRNLERCNDCGICSQNCPMNINLTQTEFVDNPNCILCFRCAQKCPKPDTIRWEKEQ, encoded by the coding sequence ATGCGCATTACTCATAGTGTAATAAAAATCAGGTCTTTAATCCAGCTCGTTTTTTTATTGCTGGCGGTTGCCTTTTTCATTGGCATCATTTATTGGGGTTTACCCTATACGATCCATCATATATGCCCCTATGCCATTGTTTGTTTTGGTGTAAGTAATAGGTTTGTTAAAACGGTTTTTGCTTTAACGATTGCCTTCAGCTTTTTAATATTGGTTTTATCTATTTTCTACGGTCGTATTTTTTGTGGATGGATTTGCCCTCTCGGAACCATTCAAGAGTTGCTGTTTATGCTGAACTATAAAAAGAAAAAGCGGAGAAAACAAATTCCTCTTTATCTGGAGAGGCATTTTGCCAAATTTAAATATATTGTTCTTGCCCTAACGGTAATTTTATCCTTGCTGGGTTTTAATTATCTTTTTATCCACTCCTGCCCTATTTTTGCCCTTTCCATTTTACCCTCCATTGCAATATCTGGATTGATCGTGGTGCTCGTAATATTGGTGGGAGGTATATTTTGGGAGCGGTTTTGGTGCCGATTTTTATGCCCCTATGCCGCTCTTTTGAATCTTTTTCAAATGTTAAGTAAAATGCTTCATTTACCTCGTTTAATGATGCATCGGAATCTGGAACGCTGTAATGATTGCGGAATATGCTCTCAAAACTGCCCAATGAATATTAACCTAACGCAAACTGAATTTGTAGATAATCCCAATTGTATCCTCTGTTTTCGGTGCGCTCAAAAATGCCCTAAACCAGATACAATCAGATGGGAAAAGGAACAATAA
- a CDS encoding 4Fe-4S binding protein, whose translation MRTFLQVTVLLLLATILIYLFYIALAPEKTAKVESISPRYTLKDSITTNDPAAQNKENSVENENNTPASKSPNMAKTTPNEPKNDFSNKEDNIADATSITSKMAETVAATDKIVYAVDNDICIGCKLCVRICPAKAITLKNGKAVIDKEKCTGCGNCANGDGKNFLGCPVAAIAKS comes from the coding sequence ATGAGAACTTTTTTGCAAGTGACCGTCCTATTGCTTTTGGCAACTATCCTTATTTATCTTTTCTACATAGCTTTGGCACCGGAAAAAACAGCCAAAGTGGAATCAATTTCACCGAGATATACACTCAAAGACAGTATAACTACAAATGATCCTGCGGCTCAGAACAAAGAAAACAGCGTGGAAAATGAAAATAATACTCCCGCTTCCAAATCGCCAAATATGGCTAAAACCACACCTAACGAACCAAAAAATGACTTCTCAAATAAAGAAGATAATATCGCTGATGCCACTTCCATTACATCCAAAATGGCAGAAACGGTGGCTGCAACTGACAAAATTGTATATGCCGTAGATAATGACATTTGCATTGGTTGCAAACTTTGCGTCCGCATTTGCCCCGCTAAAGCCATTACCCTAAAAAACGGAAAAGCGGTTATTGACAAAGAAAAATGCACTGGTTGCGGAAATTGTGCCAATGGAGATGGCAAGAATTTTCTGGGCTGTCCCGTTGCCGCCATTGCTAAGTCCTGA